The segment GGCCCCGACACGCCGCGCCCCGCTCCCCTCGTTGGCGGTACCGCCGACCCGCGCTCTACTGAGGGCGGCCGCATCGGCCGACGAGAGGAGCTGACGTGCCGGTCCTCATGCAGGCGCGCCGCCGCGACGAGCGGCACCGCGCCGCCACGCCGCTGGAGCTCTTCTTCGACCTGTGCTTCGTGGTGGCGGTCGCCCAGGCCGGCCGCCAGCTGGCGCACGGGCTCGCCGAGGGGCATCCGGGCCACGGCATCTCCGGCTACCTGATGCTCTTCTTCGCCGTCTGGTGGGCCTGGATGAACTTCAGCTGGTTCGCCTCGGCGTACGACACCGATGACGTGCTCTATCGCGTGGTGACGCTCGTCCAGATGGCGGGGGTGCTGATCCTGGCCGCGGGCGTGCCGCGGGCCTTCGCGCACAGCGACTTCACCGTCATCTGGTTCGGGTACCTGGTGATGCGGCTGGCGATGGTCACCCAGTGGCTGCGGGCCGCCCACGGCAGCCGGGGCGCCGAGCGGCGCACCGCACTGCGCTACGCCCTGGGGGTGACGGTGTGCCAGATCGGCTGGCTGGGTCTGCTGGCGCTGCCCGAGCACGACATCCCCTGGGTGTTCGTGGTCGTGGGCCTCCTGGAGCTGGCGGTCCCCGCGCTGGCCGAACGGGAGCGGCAGACGACCTGGCATCCGCATCACATCGCCGAGCGCTACGGCCTGTTCACCATCATCGTGCTGGGCGAGACGATCGCGGCCGCCACTTTGGCCGTGCAGTCGGCGCTGGACAGGAACGACGCGCTCGACACGCTGCTGCCGATCGCGGGCGGCGGCCTGCTGCTGGTCTTCGCCGCGTACTGGATCTACTTCGCGGTGCCCATCCACCTGCACCTCCGCTCGAACCGTCAGGCGTTCCTGTGGGGCTATGGGCACTACCTGGTGTTCGGCTCGGTGGCCGCGGTCGGCGCGGGCATCGAGGTCGCGGTGGCGGAGTCCTTCGGCCGGGCGCATCTGTCGGCGTTCGCGGCGGCCGCCTGTGTCACGGTGCCGGCGGCGCTGTTCATGCTCACGGTGTGGCTGATCCACTCGCGGCACCAGAAGCGCGGCCCGGCCCAGCAGCTGGTGCTGCCGGTGTCGGCGCTGCTGGTCCTGGCGTGCACCTTCGCCGGGCACGGGGCGGTCCTGGCGGCCGGACTGGTGGCCTCCGCCACCGTGGCGGTCGGCGTCACCCTCGCCTCCCGTCAGGGCACCGCCCTGGTGGAGTGAACGGCCCGGCGTCACCCATCTCGACGATCCCCCCGGCACGGATCTCGCCGAAGGCGCGGCCGTCCGCGTCCGCGGGGCCTCCGGAGCCGCCGGGCCACTCCCCCGCCAGCAGACCTGACGCCCCGTCCGGGCCCCGTTCCTACCCTGATCCCGCATCAGATTCGGCCATCTTCGCCCTCCGCCGACCGAGGGTCCGTCATCAGCACGGGCACGGCCTCCAACCCACCCCATTGCCCGTCAATTACCCACCAATGGACCCCACTTCCCGCCACTTCGGGCTCTTGTTCCCCGCTGTTCACACAGGCCAGCGGAGGCGCATGGACGCGGAAGCGGTAGGGTGCAGATTGCCCTTTTTATGACAGGGGGTGTCCTTGTGGGAGACCCGCAGGAAGCCCCGGGACCGACCGCCGTCCGTACCTGAGGAGACGCCAGCCATGGCCCGCCACGCTCAGTCCCGCGCCCCGCGGACAAGACTGTCCCGGCGCAGCAAGGCCGTGAGCGGTCTCGCCCTCTCGACCCTGGTCGGCACCGCCCTGTGGGCGTGGCCGGCCTCGGGCGACGACCACAACAACGGGACCGACGCCAAGAGCACCATGTCGACGACGGCTTCCGGCCCGGACACGCCACGTACGCCCGTGTCCGCGCCGAAAACCGCCCCGAACGCCGCACCGAACGCCCCGGCCGGACGGCCGATCCCGGGCCTCAGTGACGCGGCCAGGAAGCGCATACCGGCCGACTCCCGCCAGGTACTGGTCGTCACGGGCAAGGACATGGACTCCTTCCAGTCCCGTGTCGTCCTCTACACCCGCG is part of the Streptomyces platensis genome and harbors:
- a CDS encoding low temperature requirement protein A, yielding MPVLMQARRRDERHRAATPLELFFDLCFVVAVAQAGRQLAHGLAEGHPGHGISGYLMLFFAVWWAWMNFSWFASAYDTDDVLYRVVTLVQMAGVLILAAGVPRAFAHSDFTVIWFGYLVMRLAMVTQWLRAAHGSRGAERRTALRYALGVTVCQIGWLGLLALPEHDIPWVFVVVGLLELAVPALAERERQTTWHPHHIAERYGLFTIIVLGETIAAATLAVQSALDRNDALDTLLPIAGGGLLLVFAAYWIYFAVPIHLHLRSNRQAFLWGYGHYLVFGSVAAVGAGIEVAVAESFGRAHLSAFAAAACVTVPAALFMLTVWLIHSRHQKRGPAQQLVLPVSALLVLACTFAGHGAVLAAGLVASATVAVGVTLASRQGTALVE